GAGGTCTGTGGCTGTTTCCTGTCTCTCAGCTACCTTGTAGTAATATTTTGGTGGTCAGCAGCAAGATAGTATTTAGCTGCAAACTAAATCTCTTTGAACTAAATTGATTGGAAACTAAATCCCTTTAACCCCTTGGAGTTTGAGTGGACTTCTGTGGTTGAGGTGATCTAGTGGAAAGAAAGGGAAGTCCCGcttccccccagctctgctgtgcattCCTGTCCCCTCCCTTATGTAGtcagtgtttttcatttaacCCCCCATTCATTTCGCCTTTGCAGGAAGTTTAATTCTCTATCCATTTATCTTTCAGAAATGACTCATCGTGAGGCCAGATGAGCACTGGTGCTGGtaaaggaagcagcagcagcagatagtCACAGTCAAGAAAGAAGAGAGCAGGACAACCCCTTTGGTAGCAGCCACATTAGAGCGACACAGCTACAGCATGAAACCATACCTTGAAAGCGTGGGTTTTACTGTTAATATAAGATGATCTAACTCTGCGCTGCTTATCTTCCCACAGTTGCACGTTCCCAACTCCTTCCTTATTTTGGCTCTAGGAATTCTGCGATGAGTTGGATCAGCCTGGTTGCTGATTAACAGTTTACTTACCTGAGAACCCaccatttctttgtgtgtgttaGTTTTCAAGTGGATCTGACTCACCCTTTGGTTGCATGATTACTAGAACTGATGCAAGGGAGGTAATGGAAATATGTACCTGAAGATAGAGGAGAGGTCAAACCCCTTTTTTACAGTTGGAGATCAGTCTTAGATTAGCTTAAGTCAATCATAAGGCTGTAGTTAGACAAACTCTTTAAGCTGAAACCTCTGCCAAAAGAAACAGTCCTGCCTCCCTGCCCAGTGAAAATCCTTTCCAACCCTATGCCACTTCCTTCTGACATTGATCTGGTTCACTGTGCAACACAGCTGGTTGTATAGTTACACGACGATCAGAACAATGAAGTGAGTTATCTGACAACCAGTTTTTCAGGTTAACGTTTCAGGTCAActccccagcctggctctgcctgcgGCTGGCAGTTCAGAGGCTGCCGCAGAGCGGGAGGGATGGTGGCACCGTCTCCTTCAGGGGCAGCGTGGCCTTGACATGAAGCCTCAAAGTAGAGCTGCGCACCTGTATTTGCTGTCTCTGACCTGACTTACCCACGGGACTCCCCCAGCAGGGTTCAGCAACCCCATCCGACCAGGCTTTCAGGAGCTGACCGGCGCGCTGGCAGCAACCCGGGGACAACGCTGGCCGGGGCCAAGGCAAACGAGCCCAGGAACGCAGCCAGGGTGGCGGCGCCCCTTTCTGGCTGCCCTGTGGCGGAGGCTCTCACCCGGGAGCCATCACCCCTACAAAACGGCGCTGCCCCAGCGCGCACTGACTGACACCCCTCCGACCCCAGTTCGGCACCTCAGGCGGTGGAGGTTACCATCGCGCCCCACGCGCTGCCAGGGGCAGGCGCCCAACGTCCTGAGGCGACGGGTCCCTGCGGGCCCGAAAAGCCTCTCCTCACACCCACCAGCGGGAGCACGACCCCAactctccccccatcccccacAACACTCGccgcccagcgccgccgccatcttgagcgaccccccccacctcccccctcgccccgcggcgggcggccaccgccccccaccccggcgccccgccccccccgcaggCCCCGCCTCTTCCCCGCGAGGGCCCACCCAAGAGCGGGCAGTCCGGCGCGTGCGCAGACGCGCAGTAAACAGGCGCCGCCGCTCCTCCCCCTTACGCCGTTTGCGTGGCCGCCTCCGCGCAGGGCCGCGCgagcgccggcggcggcggcggttgcgCAGTGGCGCTACATCCGGGCACTGGGGCAGGATGAATGCTCCTTTCCAAGATggcggcggagggaggagggaaggagatgaACGAGATTAAGACCCAGTTCACCACCCGGGAGGGGCTGTACAAGCTGCTGAGCCACTCGGAGTACAGCCGGCCTAACCGGGTGCCCTTCAACTCGCAGGGCTCCAACCCGGTCCGCGTTTCCTTCGTCAACGTCAACGACCAGAGCGGCAACGGGGACCGGCTCTGCTTCAATGTGGGCCGGGAGCTCTACTTCTACATCTACAAGGGGGTCCGCAAGGTACCGGGGCTCGGccgctgggctggggggggagtggcgagggctccgcgccgcccgcccgcccgccgagGGTCCGCCGGCTGCCGGTGGAGTGTGGGAGCCCCGCCGCGGGGGGCTGCGCCGTGGGCGGGGGGCAgaggccgccccgccgggccgcctCTCCTTCGGCCCCCCACCGGCGGCCTTGGGTCTGGCAGCTTCTCGGTTGCGGCCCGGTCGTGGCTGGGACTTCAGCCGCTCTCCCGATTAACTGGCCTGTGGGGTAGCGGTTAGGGGAGGGGGAGCGTAGGCCTGGGCTGGAGGGCTGTGTGAGGGGACCGGCGCTGGCTCAGTACTAGTGGGCTACGTCAAATACGGTGTCGCCGACGGTAGGTGGCTGGGGGTTGGCCCTGTGGAGGGAGGCGATTGCTTGGCCCTGCTTGGCGTGCAGGAACGAGGGTTGGCTTTCCATTGGCAAGGCAACCCTGGGCCTTCTTCACCTGCTGCTTCAGGTCCGAGTTTTCCTGGGCACTAATGCCTGCCGTGATTATGGTGGTGTCAAATCCCTCCTTCCAGGATCTTTCTAGCTTTGATTGAATGGCTACAGTATTCACTGTAATTTTAGGCCTTTATTGTGACTTTGAAGTGTGGACTGATTTTAGGATTGTTTCTAAATGGGAGCAATGCAGTGAGCTGAGGTTTAAATGTCAGATAATTAACACAGAGAAAGTTGCTTTTACAGGAAAGAACCATTGATGCACTTGAGAGAGACTCTTTACCTGTCATTATTTGATGCAGGACTAACAGTTCATGCGTTTGATCTCTTGGGTCACCGTATTTATGAACAAAccctttctgcttgctttttaagGCCCTTGATTTTATGGGATTTAGAGAAGCATTCAGAATTTGTCATGCAAAGTGAACGTGCGTCACCCCTAATATATGTAAACACAGATATAATGCTTGTCAGCTTTCTATTTTATGTTTCAAAAAGTGGGTGTTCACTATCTTACATACTTGGGACTCAGCTGCCATAACGTGTGTACCTTGAAATCTTCCTGCTCTGAGTCTACCATTCAGCATGGGATGAAGGCACAGAGAACTAGTGACATATGTAAGGCTGTGCAGGAAGCTTGTAGATGAGCAACGAATTATACCTGAATCTACTATGTCCTAAGCTAGTGCCCATATCATTCCTCCTCTGTATAAAATGTAAGCACCAACAGGAGAATAAAGCCTGTGTGGTTATCTGTTGACTGTGACTTAACAGATCTGATATGTCCTCTATAATTACATGGAAAAGTGTGCTTATGGATTTTAGTTTCACACTTTAATGAATTTTAATGATCTAGTTATGTTTTAAATAATACTTGGACAATAGTTTCTTTAAGTATGTGATGAGTATTTTGTATCAAACAGTATTTGCTATTTATAAGCAGTTGCTGGCTTTACTATTTACAAGCTATTGCGGGCGGCAATATCTCTGAAAATCTGTGTTGTAAATTATTACCATGTTTGGATTCTGATAtcttatgtttgttttttccatacaaagtaactgcagatttttttcacataGATTACAGAGCAGGCCTTTATGTAGTTTAGTAATGGCACATGTGATTCTTGCAAGTTGTCTTAGTCATCTCTTGCcacacttctgaaaaataaaaatgtaaagccTGGAACTTCATTGAAAATAGGGAACCGAATAACTTTTTCAAATTATAAAAATcactttgagctgagtactttacatttttttttagatgCTAAAAGCTGCTGGTGTGATACACAGTAATGAGAAAATTTTAGTTTCTCAGATTGTTAAATTGTGAGCTTTGAGACGTACCTGTTACAgtgttaaatacttttttctctgtgtaaaacaTACGCATTGTTAGAACAGAGTTAATTTCAATGACCTGTAACAGTGTTAGCAATTTAGAATACACTATATATTCTGTACGTATAATACATTAACTTCAGTAAAGTGAATCTAGAGAAAGAGCTGAAATAGATTGAAACACACTTAAAATGCTTTACATGAGAATAGGGAAGATAGTCTGTCTTGAACTTGTAATACTTGCTGCtttggaatttattttgaaaCTATTCAATTGGAAGTCATTGTTTTGTCTATGTACAAAGTTGACATAAGAACAGGCTGACAGTCTTTCAACTGATTATTTGAGCTTTTCAGAATCAACAGTTATATCTTGTGGCTATCATAAAAGTGAGAGCGCTGTTGTTACCTAAACTGACACTATGTAATTCTGCCTTAACTGAACAAACTATCAAACTGCCTGCCTTCCTGTTCTTGGGAGCAGGAGGGCGGGAGAGGGACTTTATCTGTTGACCAAACTATTTGTGATCCTCTGCATATTACAGATGcttataacttcattttttttaactgttatttcATAATTCTCCAAgtatccctttaaaaaaattacctaagactctaattttcattttagctAAGTAATATTAGAATATGAGTTGAATTTATTGAAGCTTTGCTATATGTATATATCAGGTAGCtatgattttgtctttttttaaggtCTGCTTCTTTTCTTGCTAGGAAAATGCTATATTTTTGCTAAAATGAGTGAAAGAGCCACCAGGACTTTATTTTAAGTAACCCTGTCTGTTAGATACTGAGATAATTCTTGCATTGGTAATCCATTGCAGATCAGTACACATCAAGTAAGAGTCGTACTTAAGCCATGAATGACACTTAAGAGTAAATAATGTGATATTGAGTCAAAGATACAACTTGAAAGGATATTTCTTGAAATCAATGatgctttcttcttttagttTCCCTTAAATCCTAAATACATTGCATCTGCTATATCTAGTTTGTAAGTCATCTTTTAAGTAGGCTGCTAATCTATGTGTTCTGCTTAGGATATTTAacctatataaagaaaaaaatgtttccggGGATGTTTCTTTAACCTTGATCCTTCTTCCAAGAAACTTGGTTGAAAAGTTACGTCTAGTGTCCAGGACAGTGATGTGGAGATTGGAGTATTAATAGACAATGATAATAGTTTGGTAGAGAGACAAGAGAGAGTTTTGGACAGCATTTCAAGCTGCCTTTAGAGactttttgaaggaaaaaggtattttctCCCAACTTTGTTCTTCACAACTTTAAAAAGGAAGCTGAGTTTTTACTGTTTTATGTTTCCATGTTACCATTAAACTTTACCATTACCATGAAACATGTTAccatattttcatgttttctgtgtcATAGAAAGCACATTAATTATGAGCCAGTGCATTGTTGTTTTTATAATGAAACTTATGCAGCTCTCTTTGTGTTAATAAGGCAACGCAGGCTTCCAGAAAACTGCTGCTTTCTGATTTGGAtccactgaaaaaagaaatgaaccTATAGTTtagtaaggagaaataaaactgtGATGGAATGAGATGTGGTTGCTTTACTTATGTAAGTATATAATTATTCTCAACTGCACTGAGTGTCAGTGGGCTTTCCCTTTCAGTCTTCCATAACTTTGGCTTTAAGGTTAGATGTGTACAGTGATCTCTGGTTAAATAGAAGGGGTAAATTTTCATGAACTCAACTGATCTAGTGACAGCTGAAAATGATGGTCTAGCAGTATTAGTATCCTCTTGGCAGTGCACTCCTATCTCCTTGCTGTCTTTGGCAGTGCTCAACCTCTGGTTGAGCTAGTTCAGCTTGCTAAACCAGCAGCAAAGTACTTGCTGTTTCTCTGGGCAGATTTTCTCTTGATTTGGTGAGTTGAACTGTCTCATCTTGGGGTCGGATATTAGCAGGCACAGTGAGAGCAAAGAAAGGGGTGGTGGTGCTGAGTGGGGAAGGAACAAAGCTACCCGCTTCAATGGCCTGGGCTGTCAGATCAGATCCACTGCCTTACGAGACCTCTCCTGAATAAAGCCTTTACTTTAGCCTTAAGTCAGATTCAGAGTGATCTGTTCTTGGGGGATTGTTGACTTAATTTTGATTAAGAGAGTTAAAGGTGTTAAAGGAAGCCATTTCTATTATTTTAGGCATTTGCTTCTTCATGGAGTAGGCTTATAAGGTAATAGTTCAAAAATTATTGCTCAAACAGTGATGTAGACAGTCTTGGGGTACTTAAATATGGTTTGTGGCTAGCTTTGCAAAATGACTTATTAGTTGATTCATTAGGCTAGAAAAGGAGAGAGGTATCTCTTCTTCCTTGCCTTAGGAACGATTGACAAAACAAGGCTTTCTAGATTGCTGCTGACATTAACTatcaaatctgttttcctttttactagGAAGCTAGtgtattttcctttaagaaattgTGTGTATGATAATGTATTATTCTCTGTATGTTGTAAAGGTTTCTGGGCAAGTTAGTCTGCAACTGTCACTGCAATACAGTCATATACAGGTACGTATTAGCCATAGTGTTGCATGGTGCACAGTCTTAGTTTTTATGTAACATATTGGGAGGTTACGAAATTTGAATGTGTAGTTTAGCTTATTACCTTATGTTAAACTTTTTGCATTGTATTTAAATCCTGGCTATCTACTGTCTTTGTTAACATATGACAGACTTTCCTAAtgttggttgtttctttttttggaacttctttctcagaaaaagagGCTTTGTCTTTAGTTCTACTTTTTACCTGCAGCTACCTGAAGCAGCAGTCTGTCAATAACTGGAATATTATAGTATGTTGTAATGCTGTTGGAGTAGAAACATATGTAGGTGACAGAGGCATGGAGGGCAGAATTTCTTGACTGTCTTTTTAACCTTATGTTGAGCAAGTGGCTTAGAAGTAATTATATTTGTACTAAGATAGAAGTGATTTCGTATCTCAACTTCTTTTATTAAGAGTTAGCGTACTGGCAGTCCCTGGTTATCAGTAAAAATACTGACGATGTGTAGGATTCCTTCCTTTGCAGTTCTCTAAATTACCTTTTTTATGTCTGGCTTGATACTGGAGTCTTTGTTGTCCAGTTGAGAAGTGTTATTCTTGGTGGTGACTTTCATTCTATAGACTGTTCCTCTAGGATCTTGTTAAAACAACAGAATTACAATGGGTGGCATTTGTCACTGTGCTTAATAAATTGCTCTGGGAAGAGTAGTATGAGAGAGTTCTGGGTTGGAACCTGGAATCTGTAGAGAAAAAGATCAAATCTTCTCAGGAAGTGGTGGGAAGATGAGTTTATATTACTGTATACTTAGAGATCACTAAGCTGTGTCAGGCCTTCGAAAAAGGTGTGTGTTTTAATAGCATATATGAGCTGTAAAAATGCTGAGATTTGTAAGGATCTTTGAAGATACACTTGCTCTGAAGCAAAGGGAAGTATACCTACATCTTTGTGACCAATTCTTAAACTTGCAGTAACAAgaattccacaaaaaaaaaaaagttattcctaaataacttgttttggtgctcaggcttttttcctcccccctgtCCCAATATCTAGCTAAACTTCTTgttcaatgaaaaaaacaaaacccaaacaacccaaatcCCAGGCTGAATGCTGTTATTTACTGTGGACATAGAGAACTGTTGACTGTTACCTTTAGCATTTACATATTTGAAAACTTGTtaatttttcctctcatttttcctAAGGTAAATAAATGTAGTTCTTTTAACCTTTCTTCTCAGATCATGACTTCCAAATGTTTGATTGCTCTCCTCTGTATTGGCTTCTGTTAGCTTGCATTTGTGGTACCTAGACTAGATATAGTACTTCCACTGTGCCTTCAGTGCAGAGTAAGTGAGAATTATTGCCTGCTGTGTCTGTCTTCTAATATTCTCACTAACATATTGAATAATATTGACATTTTTGAATCATTCTCAGTGTTGACTGACTTGGATTGTTTCTTACCATAttgctgtttttctccatttttctccatgttttgaTTTTCTTGTTGTTTATAAATGCCACGTAGTGTTTTCATTGAATTTTGTTCTATTAAGTTTATTAGAGAGTGTTTTTATTTCCAATTCTGTGCTGTATActgcaaaaaaatctttgcaaTCTTGTCATTCACAAATTTGATGTGTACTCTCTTCCATTAAGGAGAGTATCTCATAGAACTTACTGTGTTGCATTTGCTGCTGACCTTTTTCTCTAGTCCAGTTATTTTTTCAGAAGACAATGAGATTCGTTTGGTGCTTGCTTTTGGCAACTttactttgtgtgcttttttccccactttgtcTAGGTGCTTACAGTGtgatttgtttgtggttttgatACCAAGGAAAGTATGGTATATTACTGGTAATACACATATTATATTACTACTATGACTGTCGAATTCTACTACAAAAtgttctgcatttaaaattttatttataccAGAATGAAACATCACTTTTGTTGTCGAAGAGATGACAGATTGCTGGTGTACCACAGTATAGACAGCAGATCTTTTCTCAAAGTTATCTGGTGCCATCCTGCAACTGGGAAGATACCCTTTTTCTGTGCTGGAGGAATCTGTGTAGTCCACATTTCTTGGGTGTGCTGTATGTGACACTAAATCTATTTAGTTTCTCTTCAAAAGGGTGttgtagatttctttttttcaagaattcTGTTAATTTCCTGctgagttttttcttctctgtcttgtaGGTGGTAGTTGTTTTGTTGGGACTGTATTCGCCAGTCCTGTGGAGGGAGGTCTTGTGGCTAGATCAGTAGTACTTTATCTGTTGATCTCTGCTTGTGGAGGTATTTGAAAGTCTCTTGGGAATTTGTTTCAGGTGTTTAATGGATGGATATACTTGCCACCTTGAGTTTTATGATGGAGATAGATGTTTCCTTTCTTAATTCTAGCTGGGCTGTACTAAGGACCAACAGGACATGTTACCAAACGTTCCTGTAGAGTTTTctgcagggtgggtttttttggtaatccCTTTCTTTCAATGATGCTTCTGAAGGAAATAGTGAAGAGCTAGTGTAGATTACAGAAGTATAGGTAGATTTAAGTGTTTAACTTTGTTGTGAGGCTTATATAGAGCAACTAGGACTGGCTTGAGTAAGAGGAAAGACTAAAAAGCTGCTTTAAAGACTAAATGGCTGCTTTAAAATGTCACTGTTACACTCTTAAATGTTTCTTGCTGTGGAAGAGAATGAAATATCTGCACTTGATGGAGCTTGCAAGATGACTATTATCTGGGGGCTACTTCTGAGTTGTAGATAGTGGCATTAGTCTGTAGTGCTTTTACTTCTCCTAGTCTGTGCTTCAAGCCTATATCACAACTGTTTGACTTCAGTAAGCCATTGCAGTATATCCTCTGAAGGATTGCTCTCAGAGGTAATAGTTCATTTATCTGTAGCTGCCTGTTTGGCTGGCATGTTTGAGAGTGAATACTAGGCTATGCTGGCCAAATCCCCAAATTGATATGCAGTATTTCATAGACAGTAAATTTTTGTGCgtgttgttgtttgcttgtttggtgggtgggtgtttttgtttttttgccaCTGCAGGTataatttggtgggtttttttgtttcatattgaAGTTTAATTGTAGTAATATTGCACTTACATGAATTCAGTTGGGGGAATTTAAATTACTGTAAAACCATTAATTGTGGTACTTACTGTTTTGCAGACTGACAAAATTTTAGTCATAATGCTTCACAGATGTGAATAATGGTCGTGTAACAAACACTTCTGTGTCTGTAGTGAGTTTTGTGGGCCAGCTTTGTCAGAATATTTACAAAAATGTTGTGCTATGTGATTAAATTACAAGGAGTTTGCAGCATGCTTTGACATCTGACAGtctgcaaaacagtttagttAACTGTCAATGGTTAAATGTACATTGAAGATGcctcaaaaataattaaatgttgtCTAGACCCATCTCTGACAGGACTGCAAGCCATAATTGTCTTGTTTGACACTCTAGAATCAAATTTAAGACCCTAATTTAAAGTATTATTGTAGTTCTCTGGCTAAAGGGAACCATCTGAAATACTATCTTTTGAAGGACTTGTATCCAAAGGCCACTTGCTGTCCAGTTGTCATGACTATGAGTTGACACACTTGGACAAATTACTATTTGGAAACAGTGCCATTTAGCGCCAGTAGTGCCTAATAATGCCATTGTCCTCTTAGAAAGCTTAAGGAAGCTAAACAGTAATGTTAAATGTGCCATACTGTAAGTTAAATTAATAATATTCTGTTGGGTCCTTCTCAGAAAttgagtatttttctttcattacctcACACCACTTTTAAGTCCAAATGTATATGCGGCCCATCTTCTAGCATCTATATCCCTCCTGTTTCTTGCCCTTTGTAActtaaagcagctgcttttgcttGTTCCGGCTTCTGTTCAGCAGACTGTTGGTAAACTAGATGTAGCCCTGTAGTTTTGTGGGCAGGACCACCAGACGCTACAATTGAAGTCTTTCCAGTGGCAGTGTCATAACTTGCATTGggatttttctcttgcattatTCAGTAAAGCTGTTCATGATGGAATGATAGATCTCTGATAGATACTTTCTGCAAATTGATTTTAGGTTCGGTTTACCAAGTATAATTCGTCTTTAATTTCATGAGTTAAATCATAAGGTTCTCATGTGGCTGTAATGTTCAAAGAAATAAtgcttataatttttaaaaattattttttatttttaactctgtgTGGGTTTGGAAGGTGGCTGTATTAAGCAGTGCTTTGTTTAATAATGCCTAACTTTTGTACACCTAGAGAATGTGAAGTGCTGTATTAGTCTAAATGCTAGTCTAAGCAAAAACTTTAACTTAAAAATGCCCTGGAGTAGTGAGAAAACATTAGATGTTATGAACAAACTTCATTATCCCAAGGCtcctaggaataaaaaaaaaagtaattcttcttATCTTACATACATTTTGTCAGGAAAGTGATACTATATAAAACTTTGAGAGGACACCAGTTTATGACTTTAATGCTTCCTTTCAACTAAAAAAGGGATCAGTGACAACAGGAGACTGAATGGATGCCAATACATATTGAAACTATCTGTTAAAAATCCACAAGTCTGGTGAGCTTAACTATTGGAACTATGCCTTAAGGACACTTGAGCGTGCACAGTCACAAGGATAACTCAGTAAATCTGGGTAACATAAATGTCTTCTCTTACTGAGTTACAAATGTAACCGTAACAAATATGTAATCCTACAAGTCATAGTCCTGT
This region of Accipiter gentilis chromosome 25, bAccGen1.1, whole genome shotgun sequence genomic DNA includes:
- the WDR20 gene encoding WD repeat-containing protein 20 isoform X5; amino-acid sequence: MLLSKMAAEGGGKEMNEIKTQFTTREGLYKLLSHSEYSRPNRVPFNSQGSNPVRVSFVNVNDQSGNGDRLCFNVGRELYFYIYKGVRKATQASRKLLLSDLDPLKKEMNL